The following are from one region of the Vibrio rarus genome:
- the norR gene encoding nitric oxide reductase transcriptional regulator NorR translates to MTTYQSQWIQVARDITSGISEQERFERLLATIRNMLQCDAAALLLFKQQHFIPLAINGLSEDVLGRRFNIEQHPRMEAIARAGDIVRFPSDSDLADPYDALIPNHAQKLEVHSCIGLPLFQEDRLIGAVTIDAFDPTQFDDFPDDHFRLISALAANSLHSALLVAKLEESMAVTNVSNRQRAKYDQVDFIGQSKSIIELKSHINAVANTDLSVLIMGETGVGKELVAHAIYAQSQRKDAAFVYLNCAALPESVAESELFGHIKGAFTGAISDRKGKFELANKGTLFLDEIGELSLALQAKLLRALQYGDIQRVGEDRNIKVDVRIIAATNRTMHEEVKNGNFRSDLYHRLSVFPLFVPPLRQRDKDVILLAGFFAEQCQHKLNLASITLDANVLNLLQNNPWQGNVRELEHAINRASVIAKAESNAAHLILTPHHFQFTHNPDNAEAPAPTAIENTLATNEQWQHLPLKEATEQFQTQLIQTTFIKNNKKLSATAKQLGLNPGNLHRLMKRLGLK, encoded by the coding sequence ATGACCACATACCAAAGCCAATGGATACAAGTCGCTAGAGACATTACATCGGGGATCTCTGAACAAGAGCGCTTTGAACGCCTTCTTGCCACCATCCGCAATATGTTACAGTGCGACGCCGCCGCATTATTGCTCTTTAAACAGCAACACTTTATTCCTCTGGCTATCAATGGCCTTAGTGAGGATGTGTTAGGGCGACGTTTTAATATTGAACAGCACCCGAGAATGGAGGCCATTGCTCGCGCTGGGGATATTGTGCGTTTTCCATCAGACAGTGATCTTGCGGACCCTTATGATGCACTGATCCCAAACCATGCACAAAAGCTAGAAGTTCACTCTTGCATTGGCTTGCCTCTTTTCCAAGAAGACCGTTTGATTGGCGCGGTGACCATAGATGCCTTTGACCCTACTCAATTTGATGATTTTCCCGATGACCATTTCCGCCTAATTAGCGCCTTAGCGGCCAATAGCCTACATAGCGCCTTGTTGGTGGCTAAGCTTGAAGAAAGCATGGCAGTCACCAATGTCAGCAACCGACAACGGGCTAAGTACGACCAAGTTGATTTTATTGGCCAATCAAAAAGCATTATTGAACTAAAATCTCATATCAATGCGGTCGCCAATACCGATCTTTCGGTACTCATTATGGGAGAAACGGGGGTGGGTAAAGAACTGGTTGCCCATGCTATTTACGCGCAATCCCAACGGAAAGATGCCGCTTTCGTCTATCTTAACTGCGCTGCACTGCCTGAATCTGTAGCGGAAAGTGAACTGTTTGGCCATATTAAAGGGGCGTTCACTGGCGCAATTAGCGATCGCAAAGGGAAATTTGAGTTAGCTAATAAAGGCACGCTTTTTTTAGATGAAATCGGTGAATTGTCTCTTGCTCTACAAGCAAAATTATTAAGAGCATTGCAATACGGAGATATTCAAAGAGTCGGTGAGGACCGTAATATTAAAGTGGATGTACGCATCATCGCCGCCACCAATCGCACCATGCATGAAGAGGTGAAAAACGGCAACTTTCGCTCTGATCTCTATCACCGCTTAAGTGTTTTTCCTCTGTTTGTTCCGCCATTGCGACAGCGAGATAAAGATGTCATCTTATTGGCTGGCTTTTTTGCAGAGCAATGCCAGCATAAATTGAATCTTGCCAGCATTACCTTAGATGCCAATGTACTGAACTTACTGCAAAACAACCCATGGCAAGGAAATGTGAGGGAGTTAGAACATGCGATTAATCGAGCCAGTGTGATTGCCAAAGCGGAAAGTAATGCAGCGCATTTAATCTTAACACCGCACCATTTTCAATTTACCCATAACCCGGACAATGCTGAGGCTCCCGCCCCCACCGCAATAGAAAATACACTGGCGACGAATGAGCAATGGCAACACCTGCCACTTAAAGAGGCAACAGAGCAGTTTCAAACACAACTCATCCAAACTACTTTTATCAAAAATAATAAAAAACTCAGTGCTACCGCCAAGCAATTGGGGCTCAACCCCGGTAACTTACATCGTTTAATGAAGCGTTTGGGGTTGAAGTGA
- a CDS encoding DNA-3-methyladenine glycosylase I — MSRCHWLDTTKADYVEYHDKEWGVAVFDDRVFFEFLVLESAQAGLSWYTILKRRAGYRQAFAKFDPVKVAQFDQQKVEELVQNSAIIRNRAKIEAAINNAQKFLQIQSEYGSFSNFIWAYVDNQPLDNRQQQSSPVATTPLSDQVAKDLKKRGFKFLGSTTLYAFLQATGVVNDHDLDCICRSKMS; from the coding sequence ATGAGTCGTTGCCACTGGTTAGATACCACCAAAGCGGATTATGTTGAGTATCATGATAAAGAGTGGGGCGTTGCGGTTTTTGATGATCGGGTATTTTTTGAATTTCTGGTTTTGGAGTCAGCACAAGCGGGGTTAAGTTGGTACACCATCTTAAAAAGAAGAGCGGGGTATCGACAGGCCTTCGCGAAGTTTGATCCGGTGAAAGTGGCGCAATTTGATCAGCAGAAAGTGGAAGAGTTAGTACAAAATAGCGCCATTATTCGCAATCGTGCCAAAATTGAAGCTGCGATTAACAATGCCCAGAAGTTTTTACAGATACAGTCTGAGTATGGCAGTTTTAGCAATTTTATTTGGGCTTATGTTGATAACCAACCGCTAGATAATAGGCAGCAGCAGAGCTCTCCGGTTGCCACGACGCCGTTATCTGATCAAGTGGCAAAAGATCTTAAAAAAAGAGGCTTTAAGTTTCTTGGTAGCACCACATTATATGCATTTTTGCAGGCGACAGGCGTGGTGAACGACCATGATCTGGACTGCATCTGTCGTAGCAAGATGTCTTAG
- a CDS encoding ferredoxin--NADP reductase, with protein MTPHVGFIEGEVVSRVDWTERLFSLRIRVDGLSFIAGQFTKLGLYSISENSGDEVFLRKAYSIVNAPQDYQQTGELEFLIIADPDGALSPNLHTLYPGDQVMVGDQCAGFMTLDEVPDTASQLWLIGTGTGIGPYLSMLQTDTLSEQYSDIVLVHAVRYEQDLVYSALIEQLQQKFADQFHYVPIVSREEKPGRLSGRVPSFLEKRTLELHLDMKLDMEKSFVFLCGNPAMVRESGLVLTQRGYHKHLRRRPGHYCSENYW; from the coding sequence ATGACTCCACATGTTGGGTTTATTGAAGGCGAGGTCGTATCTCGAGTGGATTGGACTGAGCGATTGTTTTCACTACGAATACGAGTTGATGGTCTGTCATTTATTGCCGGTCAATTTACGAAACTTGGGTTATATTCGATCTCAGAAAATAGCGGTGATGAGGTCTTTTTGCGTAAAGCGTACTCTATCGTCAACGCGCCGCAAGATTATCAACAAACGGGAGAGTTAGAGTTTTTAATCATCGCTGATCCCGATGGAGCCCTGTCACCCAATTTACATACCCTCTATCCTGGTGATCAAGTGATGGTAGGGGATCAATGTGCCGGATTTATGACCCTTGATGAAGTGCCCGATACCGCCAGTCAGTTATGGTTGATTGGCACAGGCACAGGTATCGGCCCTTATTTATCTATGTTACAAACCGACACATTAAGCGAGCAGTACAGCGACATCGTTTTAGTGCATGCGGTACGTTATGAACAAGATCTTGTCTATTCGGCATTAATCGAGCAGTTGCAACAAAAATTTGCTGACCAATTTCATTATGTGCCGATTGTCTCAAGAGAAGAAAAACCAGGGCGCTTATCGGGACGAGTTCCCAGTTTTCTTGAGAAGCGCACCTTAGAATTGCATCTTGATATGAAATTGGACATGGAAAAATCGTTTGTATTTTTGTGTGGTAACCCTGCAATGGTTCGCGAGAGTGGCTTAGTACTGACTCAGCGCGGTTACCATAAACATTTAAGACGTCGACCCGGACATTATTGCTCTGAGAATTATTGGTAA
- a CDS encoding efflux RND transporter periplasmic adaptor subunit gives MIFNIRRLGQVSLLFACGALLIGCDKAKVEPIEHVAKVAVLRLGKPEAIDRIYFPAVAQAALRSHLSFRVSGEITQLVVKEGDRVKKGDLIAQLDTRDFRITLDNRRASYAAINSQYKRSQPLVKKGLLAQSQFDELAAQRNIALVDLRLAELYLKFTTLRAPTDGIISRVNVDRFENVQVGQQVVNIHSTNEVEVLIQVADRVFVHQPTQRDLRKVTAKVKVASGNVYDAKIKEFTTEPDPATGTYNLTLIMPMPEDDIILDGMALEVTAKSSEAGLNVSFGSDIPLNAVVNMDGDKLDRRQTFVWVLEGDTVRKQKVELGKMKNTTVQVVSGLKGTEQIVVKGISQLREGAKVAVIKQEMVL, from the coding sequence ATGATCTTTAATATCAGACGTCTAGGCCAAGTGTCGTTACTTTTTGCTTGTGGCGCTTTGCTTATCGGTTGTGACAAAGCCAAAGTGGAACCCATTGAGCATGTGGCGAAAGTGGCCGTTCTTCGGCTGGGCAAACCTGAGGCTATTGACCGTATTTATTTTCCTGCGGTTGCTCAAGCGGCACTGCGATCTCATTTAAGTTTTAGAGTCTCAGGGGAGATCACCCAATTGGTGGTAAAGGAAGGGGATCGGGTTAAAAAAGGTGATTTGATCGCTCAACTAGATACTCGCGACTTTCGCATTACGTTGGATAATAGACGAGCCAGTTATGCAGCCATTAATAGCCAATACAAGCGCTCACAACCGTTAGTGAAAAAGGGCTTACTGGCTCAATCGCAATTTGATGAGCTGGCGGCACAAAGAAATATCGCCTTGGTAGATTTGAGATTAGCGGAGCTGTATTTAAAGTTTACCACGCTCAGAGCGCCAACGGATGGCATCATCTCACGGGTTAATGTGGATCGTTTTGAAAATGTGCAAGTAGGGCAACAGGTGGTCAACATTCATAGCACCAATGAAGTGGAAGTGTTGATACAAGTGGCCGACCGTGTATTTGTACATCAGCCCACACAACGGGATCTGAGAAAGGTAACTGCAAAAGTGAAAGTGGCCAGTGGCAATGTCTATGACGCCAAAATTAAAGAGTTCACTACAGAGCCAGATCCTGCCACAGGAACCTATAACCTGACACTCATCATGCCTATGCCAGAAGACGACATTATTTTGGATGGAATGGCACTTGAGGTGACCGCAAAAAGTAGCGAGGCCGGTTTAAATGTCAGCTTTGGTTCGGATATCCCGTTAAATGCCGTTGTGAATATGGATGGCGATAAACTGGATCGTAGGCAGACCTTTGTCTGGGTGCTAGAAGGGGATACCGTTCGCAAACAAAAAGTGGAATTGGGCAAGATGAAAAATACCACAGTGCAAGTGGTATCGGGCCTTAAGGGAACGGAACAAATAGTGGTTAAAGGCATATCGCAACTGCGAGAGGGAGCTAAAGTGGCAGTGATTAAGCAGGAGATGGTGCTATGA
- the pspB gene encoding envelope stress response membrane protein PspB, protein MSTALIAIPLSVFLIFVAPLWLILHYKSKRKLEQGLSGSEKEKLQQLSAKALQMKQRIETLEKILDAESANWRSR, encoded by the coding sequence ATGTCCACAGCACTTATCGCAATACCTCTCAGTGTGTTTCTTATTTTTGTTGCGCCACTGTGGTTAATTTTGCACTACAAAAGTAAGCGTAAATTGGAACAGGGGCTGTCTGGTAGCGAGAAAGAGAAGCTGCAACAATTGTCAGCTAAGGCATTGCAAATGAAGCAGCGCATTGAAACCTTAGAAAAGATTTTAGATGCAGAATCGGCTAATTGGAGGTCTCGTTAG
- a CDS encoding efflux RND transporter permease subunit — protein MSQDNLQQKPEAEPTGIAAYFIKNRVISWMISLIFFIGGTFSFFELGRLEDPAFTIKDAMVVTSYPGATPQQVEEEVTYPLEKAIQQLTYVDEVNSISSRGLSQITVTMKNNYGPDDLPQIWDELRRKVTDLNGSLPPGVNTPAVIDDFGDVYGVLLAITGEGYSYKELLDYVDYLRRELELIDGVSKVAVSGEQQEQVFIEMSMKRLNTLGIAPSTVANLLNTQNTISPAGAIRIGDEYIRIHPTGEFQDVEQLGDLIITDSSKQNSGLIYLRDVAQVKRGYIDVPTNLINFNGNFALNMGISFNAGVNVVDIGHKLDQRLAELKFQQPIGIDISEIYSQPKEVDKSVSGFVVSLGQAVAIVIIVLLFFMGLRSGLLIGLILLVTVLGTFVFMKYFAIDLQRISLGALVIALGMLVDNAIVVVEGILVGTQKGRTRIQAATDIVTQTKWPLLGATVIAVTAFAPIGLSEDSTGEYCRTLFSVLLISLMLSWFTAISLTPFFADLFFKGQKFKGEAGDDPYNGVLFVVYKKFLQFCMRNSWVTVGTLVLALGVSIFGFGFIKQAFFPSSTTPMFLSDVWLPEGSDIRVTNTKLKAIETWLLQQEGVEAVTTTAGKGLSRFMLTYTPEKSYAAYGEVITRVESYEVLHEIMGKYRTYVTDHFPEIDYKLKQIELGPSGGAKIEARIIGSDPTVLRGIAAQVVDILNADPGATGVRHDWRERSKIIEPQFNESQARRYGISKSDMDDFLQMSFSGLNVGVYRDGTTLMPIVTRLTEKERIDFRNIEGMNIWSPVLGDYIPLQQITLGNEIRWEDPLIVRKNRKRMLTVFADPNILGDETAATLQGRIQKQIEAIEMPAGYSLEWGGEYESSNDAKASLFSSMPMGYLFMFLITVFLFNSVKESLIVWLTVPLALIGVTSGLLILNTPFGFMALLGFLSLSGMLLKNGIVLIDQIEVEMQSGKEPYHAVVEAALSRVRPVCMAAITTILGMIPLLPDIFFKPMAVTIMFGLGFATVLTLIVVPVLYRMFHKIEVC, from the coding sequence ATGAGTCAAGATAATCTCCAACAAAAACCCGAGGCTGAACCAACAGGCATTGCGGCTTACTTTATAAAAAATAGAGTAATTAGCTGGATGATTTCGTTAATCTTTTTTATCGGTGGCACTTTTTCATTTTTCGAATTAGGGCGACTGGAAGATCCCGCCTTTACGATTAAAGATGCCATGGTGGTGACCAGTTATCCCGGTGCGACGCCGCAACAGGTGGAAGAAGAAGTGACCTATCCACTGGAAAAAGCCATTCAACAATTAACCTATGTGGATGAGGTCAACTCCATTTCCAGTCGTGGCTTATCGCAAATCACTGTGACCATGAAAAACAACTATGGTCCCGATGATCTGCCACAAATTTGGGATGAGTTACGTCGTAAAGTGACCGATTTAAATGGCTCTTTGCCGCCAGGGGTCAATACGCCCGCTGTGATTGATGATTTTGGCGATGTGTATGGCGTGTTATTGGCCATTACTGGAGAAGGGTACTCCTATAAAGAGTTATTGGATTATGTGGATTATTTGCGCCGGGAGTTAGAACTCATCGATGGCGTCAGTAAAGTGGCGGTGTCTGGTGAGCAGCAAGAGCAAGTATTTATCGAAATGTCCATGAAGCGTTTAAATACTTTAGGCATCGCCCCTTCTACCGTCGCCAACCTATTAAACACACAAAATACCATTTCTCCTGCAGGGGCGATTCGAATTGGTGATGAGTACATTCGCATTCATCCTACCGGTGAGTTTCAAGATGTGGAGCAACTCGGTGACTTAATCATTACCGACTCGAGTAAACAAAACTCAGGTTTGATTTATTTACGAGATGTGGCGCAAGTGAAGCGCGGTTATATTGATGTTCCCACTAACTTAATTAATTTCAATGGTAACTTTGCCCTAAATATGGGGATCTCGTTTAATGCGGGAGTGAATGTTGTTGATATTGGTCATAAATTGGATCAGCGCTTAGCGGAGCTTAAGTTTCAGCAACCTATCGGCATTGATATATCAGAAATTTATAGCCAGCCGAAGGAAGTAGATAAGTCCGTCAGCGGTTTTGTGGTCAGTTTAGGGCAGGCCGTGGCCATTGTTATCATCGTGCTGCTGTTTTTTATGGGGTTACGTTCAGGGTTACTGATTGGCTTGATTTTGTTGGTCACAGTGCTCGGTACCTTTGTCTTTATGAAGTATTTTGCCATTGATCTGCAGCGTATCTCATTAGGAGCCTTGGTCATCGCCTTAGGGATGCTGGTGGATAACGCCATTGTGGTGGTTGAAGGCATATTGGTTGGCACACAAAAAGGACGGACTAGGATTCAAGCCGCCACTGATATTGTCACGCAAACCAAATGGCCTTTATTGGGGGCGACGGTTATCGCTGTTACCGCCTTTGCACCAATAGGTTTGTCTGAAGACTCCACTGGGGAATATTGCCGCACGTTATTTAGTGTGTTGTTAATTTCGCTGATGTTGTCTTGGTTTACGGCTATTTCATTAACGCCTTTCTTTGCTGACTTATTTTTTAAAGGACAGAAGTTTAAAGGGGAAGCGGGGGATGATCCCTACAATGGCGTGTTATTTGTGGTGTATAAAAAATTCTTGCAGTTTTGTATGCGCAACTCATGGGTGACCGTCGGGACGCTAGTGCTGGCCCTTGGGGTGAGTATTTTTGGTTTTGGCTTTATTAAACAAGCCTTCTTTCCGTCCTCCACCACCCCCATGTTTCTATCGGATGTTTGGCTACCGGAAGGAAGCGATATTCGGGTGACCAATACCAAGCTTAAAGCCATTGAAACATGGCTGTTGCAACAAGAAGGGGTGGAAGCGGTGACGACCACAGCAGGCAAAGGCTTGTCCCGATTTATGTTGACCTATACCCCAGAAAAAAGTTATGCCGCATACGGTGAAGTGATCACTCGAGTGGAGAGCTATGAAGTGCTGCATGAGATCATGGGTAAATATAGAACCTATGTCACTGACCATTTCCCCGAAATAGACTATAAGCTCAAACAAATTGAATTAGGGCCCAGTGGCGGCGCGAAAATTGAGGCGAGGATTATCGGCTCCGATCCCACGGTATTACGTGGTATAGCCGCCCAAGTTGTCGATATTTTAAATGCCGATCCGGGGGCAACGGGAGTGCGACACGATTGGCGTGAGCGAAGCAAAATAATCGAGCCACAATTTAATGAAAGTCAGGCGCGACGTTATGGCATCAGTAAAAGTGATATGGATGATTTTTTACAGATGTCCTTCTCTGGTTTAAACGTTGGTGTCTATCGAGACGGCACCACGCTGATGCCTATTGTGACTCGATTAACGGAAAAAGAGCGCATCGACTTTAGAAATATTGAAGGGATGAATATTTGGAGTCCAGTCCTTGGTGACTACATTCCTTTACAACAAATTACCTTAGGCAATGAGATTCGTTGGGAAGATCCGCTGATTGTGCGTAAGAACCGAAAACGCATGTTAACTGTCTTTGCAGACCCTAATATTTTAGGGGACGAAACAGCCGCTACCTTGCAAGGACGGATTCAAAAACAGATTGAAGCGATAGAAATGCCCGCCGGATATAGCCTTGAGTGGGGAGGAGAATATGAATCCTCTAATGATGCGAAAGCGTCATTGTTCTCAAGCATGCCTATGGGGTATCTGTTTATGTTTTTGATTACGGTATTTTTGTTTAACTCGGTAAAAGAGTCTTTGATTGTTTGGCTGACGGTACCGCTGGCGTTAATTGGTGTGACCAGTGGTTTATTAATTCTTAACACCCCATTTGGCTTTATGGCCCTGCTAGGCTTTTTAAGTTTATCGGGCATGCTATTGAAAAATGGCATTGTATTGATAGACCAGATAGAGGTAGAAATGCAGTCAGGTAAAGAACCTTATCATGCGGTAGTGGAAGCGGCGTTGAGTCGTGTTAGACCGGTATGTATGGCCGCAATTACCACCATACTTGGCATGATCCCATTGTTACCGGATATCTTTTTTAAGCCGATGGCAGTAACCATTATGTTTGGTCTGGGCTTTGCAACGGTATTAACCTTAATTGTGGTTCCTGTGCTGTATCGTATGTTCCATAAAATCGAGGTCTGTTAG
- the pspC gene encoding envelope stress response membrane protein PspC: MKGLYRDTHKGKLSGVCAGIAARFGIEIWVVRILFVSATLLGGGAMIVLAYFAASLMLEKQTPQIFQTRQQQRDHHMKQKPWQSGRSAKELLTVMDQEFAEMETNLNAMEAYVTSTTRNTHSAFRDL, encoded by the coding sequence GTGAAGGGGTTATATCGCGACACTCATAAAGGTAAATTGTCGGGCGTATGTGCCGGCATTGCTGCACGATTTGGCATAGAAATTTGGGTTGTGCGTATTTTATTTGTTTCGGCAACCTTATTAGGTGGGGGAGCCATGATAGTGTTGGCGTATTTTGCCGCCAGTTTAATGCTTGAGAAACAAACCCCGCAAATATTTCAAACACGTCAACAACAAAGGGATCATCATATGAAGCAAAAGCCTTGGCAGTCGGGGCGCTCCGCAAAAGAGCTATTGACAGTGATGGACCAAGAGTTTGCTGAGATGGAGACAAATTTAAATGCAATGGAGGCTTACGTCACCTCTACAACTCGAAATACCCATAGTGCTTTTCGGGATTTATAA
- a CDS encoding efflux RND transporter periplasmic adaptor subunit, whose translation MRAKGVVALFMVLWLSGCDNTPVAVTEPESRPAKLMVVSVGEKSYERIFPASSLAGDRAVLAFRVPGELIELSVTAGKVVKKGEVLATLDDQEYKLLRSQAKANYDLAAVQYNRSKKLIADKVVSEQDFDQARAKLKSARANYDQALANYSYTKLVAPFDGTISLINIDNFEYVAAKQGVMNIQSNELLKIIFPLPDSMLNRYRDGIESYMVFDSFPEHKFPLTFQEIDTESNSSTGSYKVTMIMERPADLGILPGMSGNIHATMPKSSPTQLPSTALFTCGTQTCVWRVTKDSTVEQVPVTLSEQGEVLTGLSDGQKIVASGVTELAQGMQVREWIKERGL comes from the coding sequence ATGCGTGCTAAAGGAGTTGTAGCGCTTTTTATGGTGTTGTGGTTAAGCGGATGTGATAACACGCCCGTTGCTGTGACCGAACCTGAATCGCGTCCCGCAAAACTCATGGTGGTCTCCGTTGGGGAAAAAAGCTATGAGCGAATATTTCCGGCAAGTTCACTGGCAGGGGATAGAGCGGTGTTAGCTTTTCGTGTGCCAGGTGAACTTATTGAGCTCTCTGTCACTGCCGGTAAGGTGGTGAAAAAAGGCGAAGTACTGGCCACGTTAGATGATCAAGAATATAAGTTGCTACGTTCTCAAGCGAAAGCCAACTATGATCTCGCAGCCGTGCAATACAATCGCAGCAAAAAGTTAATTGCAGATAAAGTGGTATCAGAACAGGACTTTGATCAAGCGAGAGCCAAGCTTAAGTCGGCGCGAGCAAATTACGACCAAGCCCTTGCTAACTATAGTTACACAAAGTTAGTGGCCCCCTTTGATGGCACTATCTCTCTTATTAATATAGATAACTTTGAATATGTCGCTGCCAAACAAGGGGTGATGAATATTCAATCAAATGAGCTACTCAAGATCATTTTCCCACTGCCTGACTCTATGCTTAATCGTTATCGTGACGGCATTGAATCCTACATGGTGTTTGATTCCTTCCCCGAACACAAATTCCCCCTGACTTTTCAAGAAATTGATACAGAATCCAATAGTTCCACCGGCAGCTATAAAGTGACCATGATAATGGAGCGCCCGGCAGATTTAGGGATACTTCCGGGCATGTCAGGCAACATTCACGCCACTATGCCTAAATCAAGTCCCACTCAATTGCCAAGTACCGCTCTGTTTACTTGTGGTACGCAAACGTGTGTCTGGCGAGTAACAAAGGACTCTACTGTAGAACAAGTGCCTGTCACCTTAAGTGAACAAGGCGAGGTGTTAACAGGGCTGAGTGATGGACAGAAAATTGTTGCCTCAGGAGTGACAGAACTGGCGCAAGGGATGCAAGTACGAGAGTGGATCAAGGAGAGAGGCTTATGA
- a CDS encoding VC0807 family protein yields MSTTTKKKSNPLFEILFNVIIPSLILMKLSGDEHLGSVMSLIVALAFPVVYGGYELINNKKFNFIAALGFISVLLTGGIGLLQLDTRWLAMKEALIPGLIGIAVLVSTYTRHPLMQKLIFNKSILNLSLIEQRLQERGNEQAFARCLMNSNYFFASTFAFSSVMNYVLATCIVTSPAGTPAFNEQLGQLTLYSYPVIAIPSMLMMFGIFYYVWRQIRNMTSLKTEQIFVTSES; encoded by the coding sequence ATGAGTACCACCACAAAAAAGAAATCTAATCCGTTATTTGAAATACTATTTAATGTCATTATTCCCTCGCTTATTTTAATGAAGTTGAGTGGCGATGAACATCTTGGCTCTGTGATGTCTTTGATCGTTGCATTAGCATTTCCTGTTGTTTATGGAGGCTATGAGCTGATTAATAATAAAAAATTCAATTTTATTGCCGCTTTAGGCTTTATCAGTGTGTTGTTGACAGGTGGAATCGGTTTATTGCAGTTAGATACTCGTTGGTTAGCCATGAAAGAAGCGCTGATCCCTGGGTTGATTGGTATTGCGGTATTAGTGTCCACGTATACGCGTCACCCATTGATGCAAAAATTGATTTTTAATAAATCCATTTTAAATTTGTCATTAATTGAGCAACGTCTACAGGAAAGAGGCAATGAGCAAGCCTTTGCCCGTTGTTTAATGAACTCGAACTACTTTTTCGCCAGTACTTTCGCTTTTTCATCAGTGATGAATTATGTGTTGGCTACTTGTATCGTTACCAGTCCCGCGGGCACTCCTGCTTTCAATGAGCAACTAGGCCAATTGACCTTATACAGTTATCCGGTCATTGCCATACCGAGCATGTTGATGATGTTTGGTATTTTTTACTATGTATGGCGTCAAATCCGTAATATGACATCACTTAAAACAGAACAAATTTTCGTCACTTCAGAGTCATAA